Proteins encoded within one genomic window of Raineyella fluvialis:
- a CDS encoding phosphatase PAP2 family protein: MSEPLPHRVRLWLPPTALLVYVVWTLLAVSGLLGPFDRLLLLDPPLDRAHGAFQLLAAVGIVGAPVVLYTGLVLLAYWAYRRRLRELALAIVLAGALSWAGITLAKIVLRMPRPPYSPDILAVSGWGYPSGHLSAIVTVAVMVTATMMTTRQSHATTRGWRVGGVALVLLYAIDRWGLGAHWFSDIVGGALWGRSRPAGHSCSPRCTSTANPPPAPSIPPRTRSRSRPAPR, from the coding sequence ATGTCCGAGCCTCTTCCCCACCGTGTCCGGCTCTGGCTGCCGCCGACCGCACTGCTGGTGTACGTCGTCTGGACCCTGCTCGCCGTCTCCGGGCTGTTGGGGCCGTTCGATCGGCTCCTGCTGCTCGACCCACCGCTCGACCGGGCCCACGGCGCGTTCCAGCTGCTCGCCGCGGTGGGCATCGTCGGCGCCCCCGTCGTGCTCTACACGGGACTCGTGCTGCTGGCGTACTGGGCCTACCGCCGCCGGTTGCGGGAGCTGGCGCTGGCGATCGTGCTCGCCGGCGCGCTGTCCTGGGCCGGCATCACCCTGGCGAAGATCGTCCTGCGGATGCCCCGACCGCCGTACTCCCCCGACATCCTCGCGGTGAGCGGCTGGGGCTACCCGTCCGGCCACCTGTCCGCGATCGTGACGGTCGCCGTGATGGTCACCGCGACGATGATGACGACCCGCCAGTCGCACGCCACCACCCGTGGTTGGCGGGTCGGCGGCGTGGCGCTGGTGCTCCTCTACGCGATCGACCGCTGGGGCCTGGGGGCGCACTGGTTCTCCGACATCGTCGGCGGCGCCCTGTGGGGGCGGTCGCGTCCGGCTGGGCACTCCTGCTCGCCAAGGTGCACGTCCACGGCCAACCCGCCCCCGGCCCCATCGATCCCGCCCCGGACTCGGTCGAGGAGCCGCCCCGCGCCGCGGTGA